The following is a genomic window from Sutcliffiella horikoshii.
CTGGACAAAGTTTATGAACTATAATCCCAGTAATCCGAATTGGTTTAACCGGGACAGGTTTGTTTTATCGGCAGGTCACGGCTCGATGTTGTTGTATAGCTTGCTTCATTTAACCGGGTTTGACATTTCAATAGATGATTTGAAGAACTTCCGGCAATGGGGATCTAAAACTCCAGGACATCCAGAATATGGTCATACTCCAGGGGTGGATGCAACAACAGGTCCATTAGGGCAAGGGGTTGCAATGGCAGTAGGTATGGCGATGGCTGAGAGACATTTGTCTTCAACCTATAACCGCGAAAACTTTCATTTAATTGATCACTTTACCTACAGTATTTGTGGAGACGGAGATTTAATGGAAGGTGTGTCAGCAGAAGCAGCTTCATTGGCAGGTCATTTGAAACTTGGAAAATTAATTGTATTGTATGACTCAAATGATATTTCTCTTGATGGTGATCTTGATAAATCATTCAGTGAAAATGTTGAAAATCGCTTTAAGGCCTATGATTGGCAAGTGATTCGTGTGGAAGATGGAAATGATTTAGAGGAAATTGCTAAAGCAATAACAAAGGCAAAGGAAAACACAAATCAACCTACTTTAATTGAAGTGAAAACAGTGATTGGCTACGGCTCTCCTAATAAAGGAGGGAAATCCGCTTCACACGGTGCACCTCTTGGAACTGACGAAATCAAATTAGTAAAAGAACATTACGGGTGGAACTACAGTGAAGACTTTCATGTACCGGAAGAAGTGAAAACAGCTTTTGCAGAACTGAAGAAATCCTCGGAATTAAAAGAGAAGTTTTGGAATGAACTTTTTTCAGAATATGAAAAGGCCTACCCAAGTCTTTCTGAAAAGCTACAATCAGCCATTAACGGAGAGCTTCCTAAAGGTTGGGATACTGGTATTCCATCCTATAAAGTTGGTGAAGACAAACTCGCTACCCGTGCTTCTGGTGGAGAAGTATTGAATGCACTTGCGGAAAATATATCTCAACTGTTTGGTGGATCAGCAGATTTAGCATCATCCAATAAAACCCTCTTAAAAGGAGAAGGTGACTTTAGTAGTGCTGATTATAGTGGTCGTAATATATGGTTTGGAGTCCGTGAATTTGGTATGGGAGCAGCTATAAATGGAATGGCTCTACATGGAGGTTTGAAAATCTTTGGTGCTACATTCTTTGTGTTCTCAGACTACTTACGTCCTGCTATCCGTTTATCAGCATTAATGAAGCTGCCTGTTACATATGTGTTTACACATGATAGTATTGCTGTCGGAGAGGACGGCCCGACACATGAACCAGTGGAACAATTGGCATCATTACGTTCCATGCCAGGTTTATCGACCATTAGACCAGCAGATGGAAATGAGACAGTAGCTGCTTGGAAGTTAGCGGTATCGAGTATAAGCGAGCCAACAGCCCTAATATTGACGAGACAGGATCTACCAACCCTTGCTGATTCTGAAAAAGCATATGAAGGGGTAAAAAGAGGTGCATATGTAATTTCTCCTGCAAAAGGTGAGATCAAGGGCCTTCTATTAGCTTCAGGTTCGGAAGTGTCATTGGCAGTTGAGGTACAGAAGAAACTGGAGAAAGAGGGCATTGATGTGTCAGTGATAAGTATGCCTAGCTGGGATCGGTTTGAAAAACAACCGAAATCCTATCAAGACAACGTGATTCCTAAACATATAAAGGCCCGTTTGGGTATTGAAATGGGTGCATCCTTCGGTTGGAGTAAATATGTCGGTGACTATGGAACTGTGGTAACCATAGATCAATTTGGAGCATCCGCACCGGGTGGGAAGTTGATGGAAGAATACGGATTTACCGTTGAGAATGTTATTACTCGATTTAAGAAGCTCCTATAATCAAAACAAATCATTGGATAATAAGAATAAAAGATCAGCAAAGTAGCCTTTCAATAATGTGGATTATTAATATTGGAGGAGAATATGGATGAAATTTTTTATTGATACAGCAAATCTTGAGGATATTCAAAAAGCTTACAAAATCGGTGTTTTGTCAGGTGTCACTACAAATCCATCATTAGTGGCTAAAGAGAACATCAAGTTTGAAGACCGTATTGCTGAGATTTGTCGAGAGGTGCCAGATGTTGAATCGGTTTCTGCAGAAGTTACACCCAATGCTATAACCGCGGAGGAAATGATTACCGAAGCGGAAGAATTAATTAATATTAATGAGGGTGATGATAAAATAACGATAAAACTCCCGATGAACTTAGAAGGTTTAGAAGCTTGTCGATATCTTTCAGGAAAGGGTGTTAAAACAAACGTAACCCTTATCTTTACGGTAAATCAGGCTCTTTTAGCTGCAAGAGCAGGGGCAACCTATGTTTCTCCATTTCTAGGAAGGTTAGATGACATTTCGGAAGATGGCGTTCTATTAGTTTCTAAAATTGCAGAGCTATTCCGTTTGCAGAAACTCGATTCTCAAATCATCGCGGCTTCCGTTCGTCATCCTGACCATGTAACCCGTGTAGCACTAGCCGGTGCAGACATTGCAACTATACCATTCCAGGTTATTGAACAAATATCTAAACACCCATTAACAGATCAAGGTATCGCAAAATTTGCAGCAGATTGGAAGTAGAGGGAGGGGCTTTGCTTCTTAGATTATTCCGAAAGAGATAGAATCGGTGCTTTTTTTTACTAAATTGCGAAGTATCTTGAAGTGCTACTGGGTAGACGGACCTCTCCCTACAACACGACGCCAGTGTGTCGCCGTGCCTGTCCCCTCAGTTCCTCCTTGGATGATTATTGTCGTTTTGACAGCGTTTCTATATCGACTTTTCCCGTTTAAGTTTATATAGTGGTATGATAGATCATCCTCAGGGGAACTTGGGGTGATGACGGGGTCAATTTTCACCTTTGTAATATTTGTGTGAATATAGACGTCTTCAGGTACATACATAATACGTTTTCGTAACGGCTTACGAACGTAAACAAAAAACGATTATCTTGTATGTTGACTCCTATAGTCTCACCAATGCTAACCGCTTATACCAACAAGTAGGAATGGATATTCAATCGCAAACGGCTCTATATATGAAGGAAATATAATAGGGGACGGTTTTTCTGCTTCTTAACGAAAATGGAAGCAAGAAAACCGTCCCTTCTTTTACGACACCTTAAATGCATCAAAGTTTGAGCTGAATCCGAAGTTTGGTATTTCGATGTCTGGTTCGATGTCACCGTCGACGGTGCTTTGGCCGAAGATTTCGACTAGGTCTCCAGCTTGCAGTTGGAGGACAGCGGAAACATTAACGACGTTGAGGTTTGAGGGTTGATTCCAGTAATCATTGTCGACTTGGACAGTGATGCCGTTAACAACAATGTCTGCTCTTGTTCGATATGGCACGTTTTGGCTTGGTGCAAAGGTGAAGCTTGCTGCTACATAATAGACTCCACTTTCACGAGGTACAAACGTAGAGTTAGTAGAGTTGTAGATATTACCGATATCAAACTGTTCTTCTTCAAACGTAATCTTGCTTGATTGACCTGCTGTCAAAGGTTGAGTGTCTGCTTTTAGTGCGCGGAATGCTGGTGTCATGCGCTCTCGACCACCGTCGCCGCATTTAACATTAATGGTGATGTCCTTGGAGTCTTTTTTATGATGGTGGAAAGAAGCAGTAGAAGGCGTTTCATCACTCTTGTAATGATAGTATTTCAATTTTCTCACCTCCTTATCGTTTCTATTAATATATGCACGCGGTGATAGATTTGATTGGGTTGAGGGGACAGGCACGCTGGCCCATTTTGAATGGTAGGAAAGTGGGTCATGGTGCCTGTCCCGACGACGTCGGTATAATTTCTCTTATCTTTTTCATACTAAGATTGAAAACGGAAAAAGGAGGGATACATACCATGGCAAAAAGAAGCGGAAAAACAGATGCGGAACAAAAGAATAAAAAAGGCTTTGATGCTAGCCAAACAGACGCTGAATTTTCTAAGGAATTAGGTAGTGCGGCAGCTAACCAAGCCCATAAAGACAAAGCGAAAAAAGAAAAGTCTTCAAAGAATCAAGGGGAATGGAACGGCATGAATTAATGGTAGAGGGGACAGGCACGGCGACCCAAGTGGGTCGCCGTGCCTGTTCCTAAAGCTCTTAATTAGCGTTCTTGTAATAAACTAAATGGTCGGTCCACTCGTCATTCTCGTATATGAAGCCTTTCCGAACACATTCAAATTCCATGCCAACACTTTCCGCTAATTTTACAGAAGGAGTATTATCCAGGTTAATGTGAGCCTCAATTCGGTGGAAGTTCAACTGTTGAAAAGCGATGTCAAGTGCTGCATTTACCGATTCTCTGCCGTAACCTACTCTCCAAAATTGATTATGAATGATATATCCAATTCTCCCCCAATGGAAATCATCTCTTGCAAGTGTGGAAAAATCAATCATACCGATGTGTGTGCCATCATTTTTTCTAAATACACCAAATATATGAGCTTTATCAGTTACTGCCAACTCTTGATGTTTATCTACGAGATTGTGAAACCATTCTAATGTACAAATGCTCATATCCAATTTTCCTTCATCATGACGATGTTGGGAAGGTAGCCGGTTTTCATATTCATTTAACCAGTTTTGATAGTCGTTTTTGTTTAACGGTCTTATTAATAATCTATCAGTCTCTGAAAAACACTCGAATTTTTCCTCTTTTGTGGTCAATGTAACATCTCCTCAGGGTGCTTTATTTATTTTATAGTCCAAGTTTTTGATTTATAAGCCACTTTTTCATTATATAGTCCATTTGAGGCCAGATAAATGCCATTCGATATAATATGATTGAAAATTTAGAGTTTCAGCTTTTCATAAATTGGGAATGTGAAAAAAAGGAAGTATACTAGAGCGAATGTTGTGTGACAACATGGAATTCCGTGTATCGAGATGGGAGAAAAGTTACAGGTTTTGGAGTAGGAGCTTGCTATCTAGGTAAAACATAAACCATAACACCTATTCTAAACAAGTTGGCAAATTGGTAAAATTAAACTAACTGTTTATAAATGAACGTGGGTGGTGATTGCGAAATGAAAATTTTAGAAGTAGAATCGCTTCATATGGACCTTCAATCCATGCTTGAAAAATTGGAGTTGCAGAAGGAAGCAGTGGAAAAAATACATAATGATGTCATGGAGATCGTTGGCCTGGAAGATTCCTTGAAAGGACAAGGTGGACAGGCAATTCGTGCGTTCTATCAGGACTGCCATGTTCCTTTTTTGACCTATTATCAATCCATGCTTGATGACTTCAAGAACACATTAAACGGGATGAAAAGTGCCCTCCAGTCGGTTGAACCATCAAGTTCAGGCTATATTAATGAGAGCTTTTTGCAGAACGATTTGCCGCGGGCACTGGATAATGCAAGGCGAATGACAACAGATTTAGCAAATGAAACAAATCAGGTCCTCTATTCTGTAAGCGACATAGTTTCCTTGCCTAATATTAGAGAAGATGGATTTGTCGATCAGGTCCGGATGGCCGAGAAGGATATTGACCAAACGCTTGAGAAACTGCATGTATTTGATCAGGAACAAACCAGGAAATTAGATGCTGTTTCAGAGAGTAGCCAGGTTGCATCCGGATATATTGAACAGATTAATTCCATGTTCACTGCGAAAAAAATCAGCATCAGTGGGTATGAATCGGGTTCGCTGCTTGAAAAGTTGGCGGATGAAGCGATTATGTCAGGGATTGACGGGTCCGGTGGTTCTTCGGGGACGGCGTTCAACAGGAATTCCATTAGTGAACGTGCACTGAATTTGTTGTTATCGCATGAAAGTAATATGGATTCTGATGGACCGGACTCAGGAGGACAGGACGAGTCGAAGAGTATTTTTCATGCCATTAAGGACGGCGCCTTTGATTCTTTCGCGCCTCTTGCGGTGTTGGTGGCAGCGCATAAGTCTAATCTTCTTCGTATTGAATACACGAAGAAGAAGAATCATTATACGTTTAAGTATAATAGGAAGGTTTTGCACTTTTTAAAAGGGAAAATTGGCCCTGAGTGGACGAGGAAGCTCATTCAAAAGTTTAATAGAACATCAAAAAGTTATAGAAATATAGAGAAAACATTAAAAGCTCAAAAGGCGAGTTTCCTAAAGGGCAAGGAATTCAAGGATCCTAGAACTGCGAGTCAGAAAGTAAAGGGAGGGGTCTGGAAGCTAGCAACGAAAAACCGACCTCTACATGAAAATGTTAAAAATAAGATAGTTAAACATTCTACTCGCGAAATGGTCATTCCAAAGGAAGCCTTTAAGAAAGTGGCGGCAAAAGCTTCAGGTGTCGGAGCCGCTATAGTTGGCACCTACTCCGCTGTAACTAGTATTGGCGACAGGTGGAGCGAAGGAGACGGTTTGCAAGGTAAGGAAAAATATAATGTACGCGGACGAGTGGTAGCAGAAGAGGTTAACAAAGTAGCAGGAAATGTAACTGGGGCAGCTGTCGGGGCTTACGCTGGGGCAGCAATTGGAGGCTTACTCTCTGGTCCATTCGCACCGTTTGGGGCTGCAGCCGGAGCCGTAATCGGTAGTGCTATAGGGGCCACAGTCGGTGAATGGGCGTCAAAGTACACTAATAAATGGGCAAGTGACGCTGGAGCTGCCGTTGGTGAGAAAATCCATGATGTGAAGGAAAAAGCCAAAGATGCATTAGATGGAGCTAAAGATGCACTAAGCGATGCCAAGGACTCATTATTCGGTTGGATGGGCTAATATAATTCAAAAAATAAATAAAGGTAGTGTTAAGGGATGCTAGATACGTAATGGGAGTTATTGCAACTATTTTTGGGATACTAGGAACATTTTTATTATTTAATTTTCTATTTGCCCTCTTATATACAATGAGCAAAACAGCAGGAAACGGTTTTTATCGATGGATCACTCATGACCTTGAATTCCTGATGATCTTGTCTGCTCCACTATTTGGGTTGACTCAGTTAGTGGCAAGCAGCACGTATGAGCGATTTAATTGGTTTATAGCGAGAGTGCTGATATTCTTATATGCCATTTTGGTTTTTGTTTTAGCGATTGTTTGCTTTATAGCATTTGGTCATTTTGCGGATATGCAGTGATTGAGTATGGAAGTAATGTAATTGGAGATGAGACAAAGGTAGTGTTTTAGGATGTTAGAAAGCTAATGGGATTTATTGAAACTATATACTTTGCGATTGGAGCAATTTTATTTACTAATTTCTTCTACGCCCTTTTATATTTACTTAGTAGAACAACTGGTGACTGGTTATCTGATGGGGTTAGTAAGTATGCAGATTGTCTGGGAGTTTTGTTGTTTTTCCCGTTTTTGGGATTGACGAATTTTTTAGCAATGCTTACTTATGATCGATTCAATTGGTTTGTAGCGCGGTTGGTGATACTTTTGTATGCCATTTTATTATTAGTTCTTTTTTTCGTTTTGATAATTCTAGTATCATGAAAAGAGAATATGAACGAGCCTGAAAAAGAAAGGAGTTACTCATATGATGTATACTCTTACTGCGGAAGAATACATACTATCGCTTTTATTGCTAGATGGGGCGGAAGTGGCCGCTTCGATAAAGGACGAAGTGTTCGGAGATATTTCGGATCAGCAATTGGAGTGTCGGCTGGATAGTGCGACAAGCGGCCTGATTTCTAAAGGGTTATTGTCGGTGGACCGTAATCAGGAAAAGGTGGATGAGCAGTTCCAGAAATTTTTGATGGGGCTGACCAAAGTTAAACGTATTATTCGTGGTCAAATAGCTACGGACGAAGGTGCCAGTACGGTGTCATTATTCTGCGGTGATAATATTACCGTTCAACAATCTTTGTATGATAATCGTGTTTTCAAGTTGTTTGGCGAGTCGGATGAGCAGAAGCTGAGCCAGTTGATGGACCTAAGTTTTAATAGAGTGGAAGGTCAGGCATTTTCTGTGAAAGAGCCTCAATTTGAAAAGGTTGTAGACAAATTGTTGGCTGGTAGGGAGATTACAGAGGAAGAATCCAGTTTGTTTGATCCTCAGTTTTTAGACGTGCTTGTGGCAAAGAAAGGAAAGTTGAATTCGTTGTATGATTATCGTCTTGGTGAGCAGGTAGCCATTGGTGCCCTATTGTATATTAGTAATGGTGGGCAGACATGGTTTATCGAAAACAATGAGGATAATTTGATTATTGCGCCGTATTCATTTGGGGATTTATTTGAATAATGGTTTTAAGGACAGGCACGTCGACCCGGTTGGAAGCAGGTGTGCCGGTTTCTATTATTAAAGTGGCGACTTCGCAGGTTTTGGGCGGGGTCGTTTTTTGTTGGGTTTTGTCGCTTCGCTTGTATTTGGGGGAGTTTGGACAGTAAAGTGGGTGCGACGGACAGTATTTGTGTTTTTTTCGACAGTATTTGGGTCACTTCCGACAGTAAATGGGTGTGTTTGGACAGTAAGTGGGATTTGTAGAGAAAAACTTTGGTGAACATTTGAAGGAATGTACCCCCTACATCTAAAGTCGTACCTATCCCATCAAAAAGCAGTACTCAAACTTCCTTCCTTAGCTGAATGTTGCCAAATTCTTCTTCATTTATGATGAAAGTATCAAAAGTGAAGAGGGAGAACGACTATGAACAGTTTATATAAGGACAGCAGGTTTCGGTATATTATTTTGGCAAATTTGGCTTCATCCATTGGGAGCGGGATCACGATGATTGCCATTCCGTGGCTGTTGGTGACGAGCGATAATGGCAATGAAGTGTTTGGTTATGTGGCAATTTGTATGACAATCATCAACTTTATACTTACACCGTATTTGGGGTATTTGATTGATAAAATTTCTAGGAAGAGAATGATTGTAAGCAGTAAGGTGGTCAGCCTCATCGCTCTGGCTTTATTTTCGGGAGTCGGTTTTGTCGGACTGGATTACGAGCTTTGGCATTACATTGTCATCTACATGATTGGCAGCTTGTACTACACGATTTTCTATCCGACGATGTTTGCTTTAAATCAGGAGTTGTTTCGTAAAGATCAGTTTAAGGTATTGAATGGCACGATGGAGGTGCAGGGACAGCTGTCGTACATGGTGGCTGGAGCAATAGCAAGTGTGCTTCTATTGAAATGGGACCTTCATTATATTTTGCTTCTCGATGTATTTACGTACGCGCTTGCAATCTACTTTTTTGTGAAGATACCTTATCGGAGGAAGCTTCCAGGGGTAGCAGTTTCCAAGGGTTCCAAGGTGAGCGCATCTGCGGCTATTGGTTTTATGAAAAGGGAGCCAGCCATGTTTCTGTTTTTGCTGGCCTCGTCCTTGCCGTTCATTGGGGTGATGCTCACAAACTATCTGTTTCCTGTTTACTTAGCAGATGTGTTAAAAGTGGAGGGGAATATTTATGGAATCCAGGGGATGGTGTATGGGCTGGGGGCCGTACTAGCTGGGATTTTTATTCCAATTGCGGCGCGGAAATTTGAGGATTCGAAGCTAGTGGCAGGGACGATGATTCTTTTTACGATGGCGATTTCAATTATGGTGTACTTACCTGTTGGAGGCTATCTATTCATGATGCTGTTGATCGCCCTTGGTAACAGCGGTGCAAGAGTGGCACGGAATGCGTTCATGATGGAGCGGATTCCAAATGAGATTATCGGCAGGGTCGATGGTTTGTTGAGAACAGTGGGGCTGTTGTTGCGGATTGTGTTGTTAGGCATGTTCACTGGACTTGTTTCCATGGGGCAAATTATGATGTGTTTTACGATTTTGGCAGGGATTTTGCTGGTTGCTTCAAGTTATGTGGTCGTGTTTTCGCGGAAAAGTGTTGGAGTTGCTGGTCAGGAGATCGTAAAAGTGTAAAAGGAGCCGAGATTCGTGGCTCCTTTTGGTTTTGATGGGGGTGGCGTGGTGATTTATCCGCGACTTTTTGAATTTATCCACGACTTTAGCCCATATAAACGCCATTCGACAAATACCGACACGTGCACCCCCATTAATTTTGAATAAATTCCCTCAAACTGGGTCGGCGTGCCTGTCCCCTCAGCCCACCACCGTCAACACCACCGCCAACCCGTTAAACACCGCATGAATAATCATCCCCGGAACAATCGAACCCGACTTTTCATAAGTCCAGGCAAAAATCACCCCTGAAAGAAAGTTGACCGGCAGCGTGTTGTAGGTCGGGATGTGCACGATGGTGAAAATGAGCGAGCTGACGATAAGACCTGCCCCCACGCCCCATTTCCCACGAATCCACTTATATAAGAATCCGCGGTAAAATATCTCCTCGTAGATAGGGGAGATCACGGCGGCTGAAAGAAAGGCGATGGTGAACGTGAACCAGGTGACTTGCAATTTCAGGGATTCTGTCTTGCTGTTATCGACTCCGATACCCAAAATATCCATAGCAACAACCAATAGAATACTAGAAACAATTAATACGACCGACCACACCGGAATCCATTTCCAGTAGCTTTTAGGAAACGATCGGAGGCCGACTTCCTCCCATCTCAATCCATGTGGCTTAAGTGCAACCAAGTACACACTTAGTGTAAAAATGATGGACATGATGAGACCTGTCATGGTGCCTGCGTAGAGTGTGTTCTCGAATGCTTGCAATAAAAACCGGTGCATCCAAAACTCAATAAAAATCGGCACGAAAACGAGTGCCATTAATAGTAGTGGGATCATTTCTTTTACATTCCATTTTGTGTTCATTTTCAATGTGATTTCCTCCAGATATTTTGTATGATAGATGTAGGATAAATGGTGACGTTACGTAACCTGCAAGTAGTTTAGGAGGGAATGTATGAATTATTTTTCATCGGGAGAGGTTGCAAAGAAATTGGGGGTATCTTTGCGTACAGTACGCTATTATGACGACATTGGGTTGGTAGAACCGACAAGCAAGGATGACAGTGGAAGGCGGCTTTATTCGGCAGACGATATCCTCCAGCTTCAAAAAGTAATCCTATTGAAGGAAACTGCCATGCCTTTGAAGGATATTCAAAAAGTCTTGAATCAGATTACGATGGAGCGGATCCTTCTTTTACATAAGGAAAAGTTAGTGGGAGATCTTGAACGGTTAAGTCTGTCGCTCGATCACACGCATTCTCTGTTAAATATGCTGAAGCTTGAAAAGGACATTCAATGGGAACACCTTATTCCTTTGCTGGGAGAGGACTTGGAAGGGAAGCGTCAGCAGCGTGTGGAAGCGATGGAAGGGATGTTCAGCGAGGAGGAGCAAGCAGTATTGCAACGAAACTTGCCGAAGTTAGAGGACAATCCGGTGGAGGTAACAAAGTGGATCAACATCATTAAGCGGATTGAGCTTTGTCTTGCAGATGGGAAAAAGCCAGATTCAGTTGAAGGACAGCTGATTGCGGAGGATGTGATGATTTTGTCTGAGGAGACCTTTAAGGGTAATGCAGAACTGGCGGAGAAATTCTGGGATGCGAGAAAATCGGAAGAGGCTTCTAATGAGTTGGGGTTCTATCCAGTGAGGCAGGAAGTGTTGGAGTTTTTGGAAGCTGCCATGAAGGAGATTTCCCTATCTTCATAACTAGTTATTGAACCCTTGTCCATGAATGATTTAAGATAGAGAAGTAATGAAAGCGGTTTATCCGATAGGAGGGGTACGATGGGGAGATTAGTTCATTTTGAAATTCATGTGGATGACATGGAGCGTGCAAAGAGGTTTTATGGAGAGGTGTTCGGTTGGTCGTTTCAAGATTGGAGCGAATACGCCGGGACACCGTATTTTGGAGCTGTGACTGGGGACGAAGGGGAGCCTGGTATTAACGGTGCG
Proteins encoded in this region:
- a CDS encoding MFS transporter, giving the protein MNSLYKDSRFRYIILANLASSIGSGITMIAIPWLLVTSDNGNEVFGYVAICMTIINFILTPYLGYLIDKISRKRMIVSSKVVSLIALALFSGVGFVGLDYELWHYIVIYMIGSLYYTIFYPTMFALNQELFRKDQFKVLNGTMEVQGQLSYMVAGAIASVLLLKWDLHYILLLDVFTYALAIYFFVKIPYRRKLPGVAVSKGSKVSASAAIGFMKREPAMFLFLLASSLPFIGVMLTNYLFPVYLADVLKVEGNIYGIQGMVYGLGAVLAGIFIPIAARKFEDSKLVAGTMILFTMAISIMVYLPVGGYLFMMLLIALGNSGARVARNAFMMERIPNEIIGRVDGLLRTVGLLLRIVLLGMFTGLVSMGQIMMCFTILAGILLVASSYVVVFSRKSVGVAGQEIVKV
- a CDS encoding ribonuclease YeeF family protein; translation: MKILEVESLHMDLQSMLEKLELQKEAVEKIHNDVMEIVGLEDSLKGQGGQAIRAFYQDCHVPFLTYYQSMLDDFKNTLNGMKSALQSVEPSSSGYINESFLQNDLPRALDNARRMTTDLANETNQVLYSVSDIVSLPNIREDGFVDQVRMAEKDIDQTLEKLHVFDQEQTRKLDAVSESSQVASGYIEQINSMFTAKKISISGYESGSLLEKLADEAIMSGIDGSGGSSGTAFNRNSISERALNLLLSHESNMDSDGPDSGGQDESKSIFHAIKDGAFDSFAPLAVLVAAHKSNLLRIEYTKKKNHYTFKYNRKVLHFLKGKIGPEWTRKLIQKFNRTSKSYRNIEKTLKAQKASFLKGKEFKDPRTASQKVKGGVWKLATKNRPLHENVKNKIVKHSTREMVIPKEAFKKVAAKASGVGAAIVGTYSAVTSIGDRWSEGDGLQGKEKYNVRGRVVAEEVNKVAGNVTGAAVGAYAGAAIGGLLSGPFAPFGAAAGAVIGSAIGATVGEWASKYTNKWASDAGAAVGEKIHDVKEKAKDALDGAKDALSDAKDSLFGWMG
- a CDS encoding GNAT family N-acetyltransferase; the encoded protein is MTTKEEKFECFSETDRLLIRPLNKNDYQNWLNEYENRLPSQHRHDEGKLDMSICTLEWFHNLVDKHQELAVTDKAHIFGVFRKNDGTHIGMIDFSTLARDDFHWGRIGYIIHNQFWRVGYGRESVNAALDIAFQQLNFHRIEAHINLDNTPSVKLAESVGMEFECVRKGFIYENDEWTDHLVYYKNAN
- a CDS encoding MerR family transcriptional regulator, whose amino-acid sequence is MNYFSSGEVAKKLGVSLRTVRYYDDIGLVEPTSKDDSGRRLYSADDILQLQKVILLKETAMPLKDIQKVLNQITMERILLLHKEKLVGDLERLSLSLDHTHSLLNMLKLEKDIQWEHLIPLLGEDLEGKRQQRVEAMEGMFSEEEQAVLQRNLPKLEDNPVEVTKWINIIKRIELCLADGKKPDSVEGQLIAEDVMILSEETFKGNAELAEKFWDARKSEEASNELGFYPVRQEVLEFLEAAMKEISLSS
- the tkt gene encoding transketolase, translated to MDQLSIHTIRTLSIDAIEHVGSGHPGMPMGAAPMAYTLWTKFMNYNPSNPNWFNRDRFVLSAGHGSMLLYSLLHLTGFDISIDDLKNFRQWGSKTPGHPEYGHTPGVDATTGPLGQGVAMAVGMAMAERHLSSTYNRENFHLIDHFTYSICGDGDLMEGVSAEAASLAGHLKLGKLIVLYDSNDISLDGDLDKSFSENVENRFKAYDWQVIRVEDGNDLEEIAKAITKAKENTNQPTLIEVKTVIGYGSPNKGGKSASHGAPLGTDEIKLVKEHYGWNYSEDFHVPEEVKTAFAELKKSSELKEKFWNELFSEYEKAYPSLSEKLQSAINGELPKGWDTGIPSYKVGEDKLATRASGGEVLNALAENISQLFGGSADLASSNKTLLKGEGDFSSADYSGRNIWFGVREFGMGAAINGMALHGGLKIFGATFFVFSDYLRPAIRLSALMKLPVTYVFTHDSIAVGEDGPTHEPVEQLASLRSMPGLSTIRPADGNETVAAWKLAVSSISEPTALILTRQDLPTLADSEKAYEGVKRGAYVISPAKGEIKGLLLASGSEVSLAVEVQKKLEKEGIDVSVISMPSWDRFEKQPKSYQDNVIPKHIKARLGIEMGASFGWSKYVGDYGTVVTIDQFGASAPGGKLMEEYGFTVENVITRFKKLL
- a CDS encoding CPBP family intramembrane glutamic endopeptidase, with translation MNTKWNVKEMIPLLLMALVFVPIFIEFWMHRFLLQAFENTLYAGTMTGLIMSIIFTLSVYLVALKPHGLRWEEVGLRSFPKSYWKWIPVWSVVLIVSSILLVVAMDILGIGVDNSKTESLKLQVTWFTFTIAFLSAAVISPIYEEIFYRGFLYKWIRGKWGVGAGLIVSSLIFTIVHIPTYNTLPVNFLSGVIFAWTYEKSGSIVPGMIIHAVFNGLAVVLTVVG
- a CDS encoding complement C1q domain-containing protein, whose translation is MKYYHYKSDETPSTASFHHHKKDSKDITINVKCGDGGRERMTPAFRALKADTQPLTAGQSSKITFEEEQFDIGNIYNSTNSTFVPRESGVYYVAASFTFAPSQNVPYRTRADIVVNGITVQVDNDYWNQPSNLNVVNVSAVLQLQAGDLVEIFGQSTVDGDIEPDIEIPNFGFSSNFDAFKVS
- the fsa gene encoding fructose-6-phosphate aldolase, translated to MKFFIDTANLEDIQKAYKIGVLSGVTTNPSLVAKENIKFEDRIAEICREVPDVESVSAEVTPNAITAEEMITEAEELININEGDDKITIKLPMNLEGLEACRYLSGKGVKTNVTLIFTVNQALLAARAGATYVSPFLGRLDDISEDGVLLVSKIAELFRLQKLDSQIIAASVRHPDHVTRVALAGADIATIPFQVIEQISKHPLTDQGIAKFAADWK